In Streptomyces sp. NBC_00483, a single window of DNA contains:
- a CDS encoding ATP-binding protein has translation MSTRQTNGTEPAAPLLRLRLLGGFSATRDTGPPLAERWPRPGARALVKLLAVVPGHRLHREQAMDSCWPDADPSAAAGSLRVALHAARHALEPELAPRAASSYLLSDGGMLLLDPATVWIDADAAETAAEAALTEAVVEEGAAVAELAAALALFTGELLPEDRYVDWADERRGRLALLRERLLLGLAEAHLAAGSATDAAAVAQQVLATSPAEELAHRVLIDASLRQGLRRRALHQYHACREALDAELGVRPGPETEQLHRAALAAAPAPVPITTTLPSPLRAAPATPLHGRDAVLDRLLAAEGPPVTLLTGEAGVGKTRLVGEVARRAAASGTAVLWGGGQDAEGHTPYGAFAEALDGWLAEHDAAERARVGAEYPELAVFLPSLGQIRTSGERSPEEERDRLFRASAALLGDLAAARPVLAVLDDLHAADTGSYQLMSHLARRAADRGIRLRFLVTYREEELPDDDARRAILSFLVRQRLAVREELGLLDREACLAVARDAAPRPGQEQRVWELSLGNPLFALELARGPAEGPAGAGAPQGVRELVADRLVRLDPDARRLVEALSVAGGEAALSELLDVAERGLHPPVTGAAAADGVERAIAASLVEERQVVVAGRPEPGLAFRHPLVRLTCYERLTAVRRRQLHGAFARAVLARRPDAVDALASHFARADDPRAAEYLRRAAERAAALYANDTADRYYRDLVARLDVDAARARLAHSQVLARMGHFEEAAASLREALTEFVRRGAHDDAVLTAARLAESLVRTGALDAAADALRAHPAAPEAAPEPLAVHHLSHAMLHGVRGSYDDGYAAARRALDAARQVPGPHGQGLLARSYALQATNLGLSGRLTEAREAGDLALAPAEAYGDPTLLGTVLSTLRENARRHGRLREAVASGERALDLADRSGNPTAASFERLNLAELHLLLEEFDEATALAEASVALAEGDGAWCLPYALATLALVRLRTGDTSAAAELLDRAAPAADHLGDRQARYEVGTARAELALRTGHPEAALRALADCPDAAPSLTAWAQLHAGRPRLALELATAEATRAAQTGERLAEVEAHLAHAAALSHLFAPTESAQALTHATHLAQALPYPAGLRRAQEVHTLLTASALPAGPGNASPGGPSPSAGPGKSSPAPGRDSRGPGQSPEA, from the coding sequence ATGAGCACACGTCAGACGAACGGGACGGAACCCGCCGCTCCACTGCTGCGTCTGCGCCTTCTCGGTGGGTTCAGCGCGACCCGTGACACCGGACCCCCGCTCGCCGAACGCTGGCCGCGCCCCGGCGCCCGCGCCCTGGTGAAGCTGCTCGCCGTCGTGCCCGGCCACCGCCTCCACCGCGAGCAGGCCATGGACAGCTGCTGGCCCGACGCCGACCCGTCCGCCGCCGCGGGCAGCCTGCGCGTCGCCCTGCACGCCGCGCGCCACGCGCTGGAACCCGAACTCGCCCCGCGCGCCGCGTCGTCGTACCTCCTGTCCGACGGCGGCATGCTCCTCCTCGACCCGGCGACCGTATGGATCGACGCCGACGCGGCGGAGACGGCGGCGGAGGCGGCGCTCACCGAGGCGGTGGTCGAGGAGGGGGCAGCGGTGGCCGAACTGGCCGCCGCCCTCGCCCTGTTCACCGGCGAACTGCTCCCCGAGGACCGGTACGTGGACTGGGCCGATGAGCGCCGCGGGCGGCTCGCGCTGCTGCGGGAACGGCTGCTGCTCGGCCTCGCCGAGGCGCACCTCGCGGCGGGCTCGGCAACGGACGCGGCGGCCGTGGCCCAGCAGGTCCTCGCCACCAGCCCCGCCGAGGAGCTGGCCCACCGCGTCCTCATCGACGCCTCCCTGCGCCAGGGCCTGCGGCGGCGCGCGCTGCACCAGTACCACGCGTGCCGCGAGGCGCTCGACGCCGAACTGGGCGTCCGCCCCGGTCCCGAAACGGAGCAGCTGCACCGGGCGGCCCTCGCGGCGGCGCCCGCCCCGGTGCCGATCACGACAACGTTGCCGTCGCCGCTGCGAGCCGCACCCGCCACCCCGCTGCACGGCCGCGACGCGGTGCTCGACCGGCTGCTCGCCGCCGAGGGGCCGCCGGTCACGCTGCTCACCGGCGAGGCGGGCGTCGGCAAGACGCGCCTGGTGGGCGAGGTGGCGCGGCGGGCCGCGGCCTCCGGCACGGCCGTGCTGTGGGGTGGCGGTCAGGACGCGGAGGGGCACACGCCGTACGGGGCGTTCGCGGAGGCGCTCGACGGGTGGCTGGCCGAGCACGACGCGGCGGAGCGGGCCCGGGTCGGCGCCGAGTATCCCGAACTGGCCGTGTTCCTCCCGTCCTTGGGCCAGATCCGCACATCCGGCGAACGCAGCCCCGAGGAGGAACGCGACCGGTTGTTCCGGGCGAGCGCCGCGCTTCTCGGTGACCTGGCCGCCGCCCGTCCGGTGCTCGCCGTCCTCGACGACCTGCACGCCGCCGACACCGGCTCGTACCAGCTCATGAGCCACCTCGCCCGCCGCGCCGCGGACCGCGGGATCCGGCTGCGCTTCCTGGTGACGTACCGCGAGGAGGAACTTCCCGACGACGACGCACGGCGCGCCATCCTGAGCTTCCTGGTACGTCAACGGCTCGCTGTACGCGAGGAGTTGGGGCTGCTCGACCGGGAGGCGTGCCTCGCGGTGGCGCGGGACGCGGCGCCACGTCCCGGGCAGGAACAGCGGGTGTGGGAACTCTCCCTCGGCAACCCGCTGTTCGCCCTCGAACTCGCCCGTGGCCCGGCCGAGGGACCGGCCGGCGCCGGAGCGCCCCAGGGTGTGCGGGAGCTGGTGGCGGACCGGCTCGTGCGCCTCGACCCCGACGCGCGGCGCCTGGTCGAGGCGCTGTCCGTGGCCGGGGGAGAGGCGGCCCTTTCCGAACTCCTCGACGTCGCCGAGCGCGGCCTGCATCCGCCGGTGACCGGGGCCGCGGCCGCCGACGGGGTCGAACGGGCCATCGCGGCCTCGCTGGTGGAGGAGCGCCAGGTCGTGGTGGCCGGGCGGCCCGAACCGGGGCTCGCCTTCCGGCACCCGCTGGTCCGCCTCACCTGCTACGAGCGGCTGACCGCGGTCCGCCGCAGGCAGCTGCACGGCGCGTTCGCGCGGGCCGTCCTCGCCCGCCGCCCCGACGCCGTCGACGCACTCGCCTCGCACTTCGCCCGCGCCGACGACCCGCGCGCCGCCGAGTACCTGCGCCGCGCCGCCGAACGCGCCGCCGCCCTCTACGCCAACGACACCGCCGACCGCTACTACCGCGACCTCGTCGCCCGCCTCGACGTCGACGCGGCCCGCGCCCGCCTGGCCCACAGCCAGGTCCTGGCCAGAATGGGCCACTTCGAAGAGGCCGCCGCGTCACTGCGCGAGGCCCTGACCGAGTTCGTCCGGCGCGGCGCACACGACGACGCGGTGCTCACGGCGGCCCGGCTCGCCGAGTCCCTCGTGCGCACCGGCGCCCTCGACGCCGCCGCCGACGCGCTCCGCGCCCACCCGGCCGCCCCGGAAGCCGCCCCCGAACCCCTCGCCGTGCACCACCTGTCCCACGCCATGCTGCACGGCGTCCGGGGCAGTTACGACGACGGTTACGCCGCCGCCCGCCGGGCCCTGGACGCCGCGCGACAGGTCCCCGGCCCGCACGGCCAGGGCCTGCTCGCCCGCTCCTACGCCCTCCAGGCCACCAACCTGGGCCTCTCGGGCCGGCTCACCGAGGCCCGCGAGGCCGGCGACCTCGCGCTCGCCCCGGCCGAGGCGTACGGCGACCCGACGCTGCTCGGCACGGTCCTCTCCACCCTGCGGGAGAACGCGCGCCGCCACGGCCGGCTGCGTGAGGCGGTGGCGAGCGGCGAACGCGCCCTCGACCTCGCCGACCGCTCGGGAAACCCGACGGCGGCCTCCTTCGAGCGCCTCAACCTCGCCGAACTCCATCTCCTGCTGGAGGAGTTCGACGAGGCCACCGCACTCGCCGAGGCATCCGTGGCGCTCGCGGAGGGCGACGGCGCCTGGTGCCTGCCGTACGCGCTCGCGACGCTGGCGCTGGTCCGGCTCCGTACCGGAGACACGTCGGCGGCCGCGGAGCTCCTGGACCGCGCCGCCCCCGCCGCCGACCACCTGGGCGACCGCCAGGCGCGCTACGAGGTCGGCACCGCCCGCGCCGAACTCGCCCTGCGCACCGGCCACCCCGAGGCCGCCCTCCGCGCCCTCGCCGACTGCCCCGACGCCGCGCCGTCCCTGACGGCCTGGGCCCAACTCCACGCGGGCCGCCCCCGCCTCG
- a CDS encoding FG-GAP repeat domain-containing protein, which translates to MRPTHTRRGLRLASALVAAGLCLSAAPAALAADSGDGGVMKLTDAQAKKLEANVNLDPYGDADEKADTAKKPAAKTTKAASDKVTFTGKSTMEGALGMGATVPTGKKGDYFTVHSRGNVQLHSADGESKWERTNTSYYEDWQVKPLRVYQPEPFPIRIMMGYNAVTPFTPSSDSGYSTGDLTGDGVDDIVFSASVGIMSYRPFTSPGSSLPNGTFVTVLDGRTGKTAWSKLYDYATMVKVVDDTLLVADVPSLNMNSPATDTTKLTGIRFSSADGKLTPSSTWTYDTGETGDSVWGDIQDLGKGKIVVSWDRAKTDSVEGRGRTLVMNVADGSVAWQTDSMLYSRQIRVDAGRGRLVVVEQSDVNDAVKYEIAAYDLKNGHRSTLETRVNVLPTALAVGDLTAKAGDEYAVAESSLDNYLQVNANTVRVLNGADPGKLLWSQTTKRDADNNSNGPNTWRLQVADGKLIAAGDDDRKILESQNVGGGRFAATTVYSGKGAVVWQNKGLTGAPMYQDVFTDAAGTHVRVIDQSQNIRTFKLTNGKQQAITPLQADISFAQSTDVDKDGKSDVVMAGSSNGVWAYSGPSLMNGKPEKLWRATVPGAVHDMQKGDVNGDGKDEIVVAADSAVVVLNAKNGKTLATIDGGGQFVHSVKLADLDGDGEKDIVVPTNTLNAYYGDGHKIWSYAAPKDLGDVVFSDPSVEDGKVYTSYSKAGSINLADPGANAVALNAKNGKAKWSVAPPVPDVSTDGVIHAALTYKGTFASPEIPYADGHAVVYTWDIQSQAGVGSTDSSAPHTYMEIRDGRTGKVVHSTTMGGLWTHGGFFTDDGKLYQAGTSSFRRFSGEGTDDALASVIGQSYNGAFATGPGGRKLLIAGSEGSVSAYAGDADFFENGNSFQQALGDADAIGTRNFLAADLDGDGTDEVLSLQGDDYGLDRLAEDLGGGYQVFDNGIHQVTTYKLS; encoded by the coding sequence ATGAGACCCACCCACACGCGGCGCGGCCTCAGGCTCGCCTCCGCCCTCGTCGCCGCCGGGCTCTGCCTGAGCGCGGCCCCGGCGGCCCTGGCCGCCGACAGCGGTGACGGCGGCGTCATGAAGCTGACCGACGCCCAGGCCAAGAAGCTCGAGGCCAACGTCAACCTCGACCCGTACGGCGACGCCGACGAGAAGGCCGACACGGCGAAGAAGCCGGCCGCCAAGACCACCAAGGCCGCCTCCGACAAGGTCACCTTCACCGGCAAGTCCACGATGGAGGGCGCCCTCGGCATGGGCGCCACCGTGCCGACCGGCAAGAAGGGCGACTACTTCACCGTCCACAGCCGCGGCAACGTACAGCTGCACTCCGCCGACGGCGAGTCCAAGTGGGAGCGCACCAACACCTCGTACTACGAGGACTGGCAGGTCAAGCCGCTGCGCGTGTACCAGCCCGAGCCGTTCCCGATCCGGATCATGATGGGCTACAACGCGGTCACGCCGTTCACGCCCTCCTCCGACTCCGGCTACTCGACGGGCGACCTGACCGGCGACGGCGTCGACGACATCGTCTTCTCGGCGAGCGTCGGCATCATGTCCTACCGCCCGTTCACCTCGCCCGGCTCGTCGCTGCCCAACGGCACGTTCGTGACGGTCCTCGACGGCAGGACCGGCAAGACGGCCTGGTCGAAGCTGTACGACTACGCCACCATGGTCAAGGTCGTCGACGACACGCTGCTCGTCGCCGACGTGCCCAGCCTGAACATGAACTCGCCGGCCACCGACACGACGAAGCTGACCGGCATCCGCTTCTCGTCGGCGGACGGCAAGCTGACCCCGTCGTCGACGTGGACGTACGACACCGGTGAGACCGGGGACTCCGTCTGGGGCGACATCCAGGACCTCGGCAAGGGCAAGATCGTCGTCTCCTGGGACCGGGCCAAGACCGACTCCGTCGAGGGCCGGGGCCGCACCCTCGTCATGAACGTGGCGGACGGCTCGGTCGCCTGGCAGACCGACAGCATGCTCTACAGCCGCCAGATCCGCGTCGACGCCGGCCGGGGGCGCCTCGTCGTCGTCGAGCAGTCCGACGTCAACGACGCGGTGAAGTACGAGATCGCCGCGTACGACCTGAAGAACGGCCACCGTTCGACGCTGGAGACCCGGGTCAACGTGCTGCCCACCGCCCTGGCGGTCGGTGACCTCACGGCCAAGGCGGGCGACGAGTACGCGGTCGCCGAGTCCTCCCTGGACAACTACCTCCAGGTGAACGCCAACACGGTGCGCGTGCTGAATGGCGCCGACCCCGGCAAGCTGCTGTGGTCGCAGACGACCAAGCGCGACGCCGACAACAACTCGAACGGGCCGAACACCTGGCGCCTCCAGGTCGCCGACGGCAAGCTCATCGCCGCGGGCGACGACGACCGCAAGATCCTCGAGTCGCAGAACGTGGGCGGCGGCCGCTTCGCCGCGACGACCGTGTACTCGGGCAAGGGCGCCGTCGTCTGGCAGAACAAGGGCCTGACCGGCGCGCCGATGTACCAGGACGTCTTCACCGACGCCGCGGGCACCCACGTCCGCGTCATCGACCAGAGCCAGAACATCCGCACGTTCAAGCTCACCAACGGCAAGCAGCAGGCGATCACCCCGCTCCAGGCGGACATCTCCTTCGCGCAGAGCACCGACGTCGACAAGGACGGCAAGTCCGATGTGGTGATGGCCGGTTCGTCGAACGGCGTGTGGGCCTACTCCGGTCCCTCGCTGATGAACGGCAAGCCGGAGAAGCTGTGGCGGGCCACGGTCCCCGGCGCGGTGCACGACATGCAGAAGGGCGACGTCAACGGCGACGGCAAGGACGAGATCGTCGTCGCCGCCGACTCCGCCGTGGTCGTCCTCAACGCCAAGAACGGCAAGACGCTCGCCACCATCGACGGCGGCGGCCAGTTCGTCCACTCGGTCAAGCTCGCCGACCTCGACGGCGACGGCGAGAAGGACATCGTCGTCCCGACGAACACCCTGAACGCCTACTACGGCGACGGCCACAAGATCTGGTCGTACGCGGCGCCCAAGGACCTCGGCGACGTGGTGTTCTCCGACCCGTCGGTCGAGGACGGCAAGGTCTACACCTCGTACTCCAAGGCCGGCTCGATCAACCTGGCCGACCCGGGGGCCAACGCGGTCGCGCTCAACGCCAAGAACGGCAAGGCGAAGTGGAGCGTCGCGCCGCCGGTCCCCGACGTGTCGACCGACGGGGTCATCCACGCCGCGCTCACGTACAAGGGCACCTTCGCCTCCCCGGAGATCCCGTACGCGGACGGCCACGCGGTCGTCTACACCTGGGACATCCAGTCGCAGGCGGGCGTCGGCTCCACCGACTCCAGCGCCCCGCACACGTACATGGAGATCCGCGACGGCCGCACCGGCAAGGTGGTGCACTCCACGACCATGGGCGGGCTGTGGACGCACGGCGGCTTCTTCACCGACGACGGCAAGCTGTACCAGGCGGGCACCTCGTCCTTCCGGAGGTTCTCCGGTGAGGGCACCGACGACGCCCTGGCCTCGGTGATCGGGCAGTCCTACAACGGCGCGTTCGCCACCGGACCCGGTGGCCGCAAGCTGCTGATCGCGGGCAGCGAGGGCTCCGTCTCCGCCTACGCCGGGGACGCGGACTTCTTCGAGAACGGCAACTCCTTCCAGCAGGCCCTCGGCGACGCCGACGCCATCGGCACCCGCAACTTCCTGGCCGCCGACCTCGACGGCGACGGCACCGACGAGGTGCTCTCGCTCCAGGGCGACGACTACGGCCTGGACCGGCTGGCCGAGGACCTCGGCGGCGGCTACCAGGTGTTCGACAACGGCATCCACCAGGTCACCACGTACAAGCTCTCCTGA